The Pseudomonas sp. R4-35-07 genome contains a region encoding:
- a CDS encoding ShlB/FhaC/HecB family hemolysin secretion/activation protein: MYFLLPWTRLLGACLLTFFTLNSAFAAPTPGDQDLIRDRQNRLLEEQQRRLQELQDLPGKAAKPEAPATPADSRCFPINDIELKGADSLPAADRERLLKPYIGQCLGVSQLNELLKAITDYYLGKGRVTSRAYLPQQDLSSGHLQVLVVEGKLEALKSAEGSTVTERELAMAFPGKVGEALNLREIEQLVDQLNRLPSKQAQMELTPGSQVGGSDVVVKNTAQKPWRASLSRNNDGQKSTGEQQWGAGLEWDSPLGLGDQLMLRGGHDAISDHQKTSKNTLLYYNVPWGWWNFSYSYNESDYRTYIVADNAKYKQDGDNQNHQLRAERVIHRDDVSKTSVNVGLAHLRTNNYLLDVRTAPSSNRLSELQLGINHGRRIGSAFVNLDLGMQNGIGLLDAQSQEERDPLGRRQPNSRYRKYTATVSYLQPFSLWGESFSFSSLATGQRSEDILFSPQRMSLGGSASVRGFKDQLLTGDSGGYWRNEVRWARPVTLDWMRPAFFEYGASVGYDQGVISNDRYNDNLHGRVSSNSLELFARGKNVSTSVTFAHSLERPGVVTEREAPIYFRMDFFL; the protein is encoded by the coding sequence ATGTACTTTCTCCTGCCATGGACTCGGCTGCTGGGCGCCTGCCTGCTGACTTTTTTCACGCTGAACAGCGCATTCGCCGCCCCCACCCCCGGCGACCAGGACCTGATCCGCGACCGTCAAAACCGCCTGCTCGAAGAGCAGCAGCGGCGTCTGCAGGAACTCCAGGACCTGCCCGGCAAAGCGGCCAAGCCCGAAGCCCCGGCCACCCCCGCCGATTCGCGCTGCTTCCCGATCAACGACATCGAACTCAAAGGCGCCGACAGCCTGCCGGCCGCCGACCGCGAGCGCCTGCTCAAGCCGTATATCGGCCAGTGCCTGGGCGTGTCCCAGCTCAACGAACTGCTCAAGGCCATCACCGACTACTACCTCGGCAAAGGCCGCGTCACCAGCCGTGCCTACCTGCCGCAGCAGGACCTTTCCAGCGGCCACCTGCAAGTGCTGGTGGTGGAAGGCAAGCTCGAAGCCCTGAAAAGCGCCGAAGGCAGCACGGTGACCGAGCGCGAATTGGCCATGGCCTTTCCCGGCAAGGTCGGCGAGGCGCTGAACCTGCGCGAGATCGAGCAACTGGTGGACCAGCTCAACCGCCTGCCGTCGAAACAGGCGCAGATGGAGCTGACCCCCGGCAGCCAGGTCGGCGGCAGCGACGTGGTGGTCAAGAACACCGCACAAAAGCCCTGGCGCGCCAGCCTGTCGCGCAATAACGACGGCCAGAAAAGCACCGGCGAACAGCAATGGGGCGCCGGCCTTGAGTGGGACAGCCCGCTCGGCCTGGGCGACCAGTTGATGCTGCGCGGCGGCCACGATGCCATCAGCGACCATCAGAAAACCTCGAAAAACACCCTGCTCTACTACAACGTGCCATGGGGCTGGTGGAACTTCAGCTACAGCTACAACGAGAGCGACTACCGCACCTACATCGTGGCCGATAACGCCAAGTACAAGCAGGACGGCGACAATCAGAACCACCAACTGCGCGCCGAGCGGGTGATTCATCGCGATGACGTGAGCAAGACCTCGGTCAACGTCGGCCTGGCGCACCTGCGCACCAACAACTACCTCCTCGACGTGCGCACCGCGCCCAGCAGCAACCGCCTGAGCGAACTGCAACTGGGCATCAACCACGGGCGGCGTATCGGCAGCGCGTTCGTCAACCTCGACCTGGGCATGCAAAACGGCATCGGCCTGCTCGACGCCCAGTCGCAGGAAGAACGCGACCCGCTCGGCCGCCGCCAGCCGAATTCGCGCTACCGCAAATACACCGCCACCGTCAGCTACCTGCAACCGTTCAGCCTGTGGGGCGAGTCGTTCAGCTTCAGCAGTTTGGCCACCGGCCAACGCAGCGAAGACATCCTGTTTTCGCCGCAACGCATGAGCCTCGGCGGCTCGGCCTCGGTGCGCGGCTTCAAGGACCAATTATTGACCGGCGACAGCGGCGGCTACTGGCGCAACGAAGTGCGCTGGGCACGCCCGGTGACCCTCGACTGGATGCGCCCGGCCTTCTTCGAATACGGCGCCAGCGTCGGCTACGACCAAGGCGTGATCAGCAACGACCGCTACAACGACAACCTGCATGGGCGGGTCTCCAGCAACTCCCTGGAACTGTTCGCCCGCGGCAAAAACGTCAGCACCAGCGTGACCTTTGCCCATTCGTTAGAAAGACCTGGGGTCGTGACCGAGCGCGAAGCGCCGATCTACTTCCGCATGGATTTCTTCCTGTAA